The following nucleotide sequence is from Apium graveolens cultivar Ventura chromosome 4, ASM990537v1, whole genome shotgun sequence.
CTTGCCGGGCAAGAGTCCATTTTGAATAAATAATCAAAACTATTTTTGATGAATGATATGAATACAGATCAAGGGaaattgtataattaattataGTATTTTCAATCTTATCAActttttatataataataaagCACTTCCATTTAACAACAAAAACAGAAACCAAAGTGTTTAGCAACTTACAATGCCACTAatatataaaaaaacaaaatacaattattaaatgttttacaaTTATGAAAATGTTGGATTTTCAACAAAAGATTGCTTCTTCTTTAATCATGACCACCATCTCATGCACAGCAGTTGCTATATCATTCACAGTAGTCATTTGACAGTCATTTTCAACCTGTACATGCAAAACAAATGAAATCTAGCAAATATTAATCatgttccactttaatacaacACAAATTAATCAAGACAAAAACACTAATTCCTGTAACTGTATTAACTAACCTTGAGGTTGAAACAATAGAGGACTCTGTGATCAACCATTGTGATGTTAAGATGAAGAACGGTGAGGCCAATTGATTGGAATCCACTAACCATCTTAAAAAGTTGTTTAGGTTGTCTTGCTGATAATACTTTGATGTTGGCATGGCTTTCGACCATTGTTACTTCGATATCGGCTTCTGCAGAAGACTGTGAGTTTTTTTGGTTTGTTGCTGCACTAGTTGAGTATTGAGGGAATGTAAAGAAATTTGCTATAAGCGGATCAGCTGATTTATGGTCATTTGGTTTGGACTGATCTTTGTGCTTCAATTTATGTTTTTGAGATTCCAAGTATTGGAGGTGTTGTTCAAGCTCCTTCACATAGTTAATAGCACCCCCAACTATTGATGCTTGATCACCCTAATCATAATTACAAATACAACTAGGTCACATGATATATATGTGAACGAACCGATTACTCTAAAAACTCATAATGCCTACCAGGATCTTAGATTAATAATCCAACACTCGAACACTTATTTATGGGTCTAAGAGCGAGTAGATACCAAGGAGACATGCATGTGTGATTTGTGAATGGCATGTTATTTGTTTGTATAAAAAGTTACAGTTCACCGTGCTTGCAGTAATATCATTTGTTTTAAAAAAAGAAGTTAAAACCGTATAAATGTTTGAAAGGATAAAATAGAAAACTACAACTAGTCAGATTTAGAAGTTAAGTAGCAAATCGTACCCTTTGAGCATAGGATGGTGGCATCAGTGATCGGAGAAGAGCAAGGTAATCATTCATCTGCTTACGGCGATTACGTTCAACAGCAATGTGAGTCATTCTCTGGTTCTCAACCTCCTCTTTATTTTTCGATGCCTTGATCCGCCTCCTTTTTCTCCGACAGGCAGTGGCCGGAGGAGGGTATGTTCCGGTAAAGAATGCATCGGTGCTGACCTCATTTTCAGGCGAATAATAATCTTTTGCGTAGCTTTGGGCCACTGAAGAATTAGGAGGAGAGGTCCAAGTAGTATTAGTACTATCCATGTTTTGTTGATTTTTGGAATCATTAAAATGACTCAACATGACTCCTTTGTAGTAAGCACCTTCAGAATCATCAATTGCGTAAATATCTTTACATCCGTAAGTACTGGTGAAGGGGTCCGTTTGGAATACAATGGTCTCTAGGGCCATTTATATGTGTTTTTGATGTTTGTGGATGTGTgtaagagagaaagagagattaATTAAGAAGATGGAGGAAATAAGAATCAAAGAGAGAAGTGTAAATAGAATAAGAAAGTAGGTTTGTTTGCTCGCCTTTTAAAGGCCATGCGGGGGCGAATTTGTACGTTTAATACAGAGTAGAGGGCAGGTCTATAAATAGAGCGGGTAATTTGTTCGTTTCGTATACTTCCGTGTCATGTACTTTTATGTTTCGTGTCACGAATGTCTAATCCAAACCTCAAGCGTTAATGATTCGTTTTCGTGTTGATGTACCTTATTTTGTATACGTTTTATGTCGTGTTTCTtgtaatttaaaaataataataataataaaaataaaaataaataatatatatatatacatatattaaaaaaaatttagatGCGTTTTAAGTCAGTAAGTCATAAATACTCAAATGGACTAAAATATAGtgaaatttatttttttgtaaaaattatatgtaaattattattgtaatatatatatatatattcttataattttgataaatatatttatttatttatttatttattttatttactttCGTATCATGTATCCAAGTATAAATTTAAAATCGACATTAAATTTATCCGTGCTTAATGTTTGTGTACCAAAAATGtcaatttaaattcataattttcaTGTTATTTTAATACTCCCTCAGTCCTAATTTATCTATCTAGTTTGACTTTTGTATGTAGTTTAAGATGCATTGACCGCATAGTTCGGttgattatttttttaatttttttttgtgaataaatattcaaatcttaaatttttattaaaaaaagaaaatttgaaaaataattaacgGAACTATGCGGTCAATGCATCTTAAATTACGTGCAAAAGTCAAACTAAACAGATAAATTGAGACAGAGGAAGTATTATATTATCGGTGATATGTAAGAAATTGCCGATTCTATATATAAGGTACGTACGCAGAGAAACATACACGTGAGGGTGCTTTATACATGTTATAAAGATTGAAAAATGGGTGATGTCTTCCCCCGTTGGTGTTAGGGTATGAATCATGGTATATTACAGTGTATCGTGATTATCTACAGCCTAAAATTAGGTTCGTGGCGTAAATGTAGGCTATACATATGTCTCATTATTGTAAAACTTTTATGCAAGGTTTTAAAGTTATCAAATTGGGAACTTGGTTGATGCTAATTTTTAGAGTACTATTTTTAATATCCGAGTATTTGGTGTTCGAATTTGAATTGTTTAATTTCCGAATTTTTAAACTCACCCGAATGATCGTGTCAGTCAAAAATTTTACAAAACTATGGTATATcatgcaaatatatatatatatatttaaaattttgaatttgtaTAGTTGTAATCTGAGTCGGGCGGCTCGTGAGCTGTTAAATTCGAACTCGTTTAAATGGGCTCGAACAAGTCGAGTTTGGATAGAGAATTCGTCTTATTTAATTAAACGAACCCGGCTCGATTCGACTCGTTAAATTAAATTAACTGAGTTTGGGTAAAGATTTAGGCTCAACTAAATATAAATTTAAACGAGATGATGTGCCCGACTGGTGAAATTAAACGAATCAAATTTAAATAGAGGTTTATGCTCGATTAATTAAACGAGCCCACCCGGGCTCGACTCGATTAACCCCGGCTCGAATTATGCTTGGCCGCCCGGCTTAAAGCCCTACTTAAATTTATTTATCTTTATAAATATACGTATATTTACATTTCTTATTGGTTTTTTTGAGATTGGTATGAGCTCAATTTTTGTCTGAAGTAACAATTTCTAAGAACAATTGGCATGcttttaattcattttaaagtaaCTCATGATTTTAGCCATGTTAACCACTCTATTATTTTTTCAGTAATATGTTAATTTTTTTTGTGTAAAGTACAGGTTTGAATTAGTTAATTAGTCCTGACAATAAAATAAAATAGTTAATTTAATAGGAGAATATACTCTTAACGTTAACCTTTAGCGAGGTCCTACCTTAAAACTAGAGAATTTGCCTTTTAATTCCACAAATATAGCTCAACGAGTATGCGATTAATATATCTTCACGTTTGTCTGCTTTCCAGATATAATAAGCAGAAAATGACAAATGCAGTCAAGTTTGTCCCTGTTTAATAATTTGTTAGTACTTAATTATGCTCCCGCCGAACCGGTTTAGATGTTATTTATTAATAATTGGGTCAggtttttatttaaaaaaattaataatcgGGTCAGGTTTAataatatgataaaatgatactCTAAACAATTGTATATGCAAATTGTAAATTAGATTATAAAGATCGAAAGtacaaattttaaataataaCAAAAATAAATTATGTCTTACTATCAAAGAGTTAGTTTCATATAAAAAATTTTGCATCCCAAAATTATTTTAATACGTATTCGTCATTCATCGGCTCCCGcgcacacagatatatatatatatatatatatatatatatatatatatattgtgtattTCACTCCTCCGGTCTTTCAAAATTTCGAGTTAACACTCAAAATCCTAATTGTTGGACAATAAATAGAAGTATTATGGTGCTTCAATTTTATACACACcctaataaataaaaaatattcaCTTCATTCCAAAATACAAGTCATTTTAACTTTTTACGCGTATTTTAAGATCAATAAAAAGTATAATTTCacaaattattttttaaattttctttttctaaataaaaaaatatatattaaaatttaatttaagatttttttttaaaaaaaatatgcgAATCTAAGAGTTGTATATACCTTAAAATACGCGCAAAAAATCAAAATCACTTATATTTTGGAATGGAGGAACACATTATTTCTGTTTTATGCTTTTTTGGTCCAAGATCTCATATTTATGATGATAATGTAGGTGCCGCCGGCCACACCCTCCCCGACATTATTTTGTAGGAGCTCACTATCAAGTTTCACGGCATCCCGGCTGTATAGCCAAAATTTGGATATGGATCATTTCGGGTCAATAACGGGTCAATTGGAATCAAATTGGGGCAAAAGGCTGAAGGATTCGGTTTTAGGCCGCAACGCATGAGGGGAGGATGCGCCCTAGACTTAGGACGCACCCACATTTAATGAAATGCAAGATATGGACTATGTTTGGGTTTAATCTACAACACAACATAAGTGGACACGTCCTATGGGTAGGGCACACCCTAGTCAAGAGAAATGCATTACGTGGCTTGTTTGGATGAACGGATTTGTCCTCGCTCAGGACAAGGAAAAGGGCTTGTCCTCACTTCGGGCTTGTCCTCGCTTCGGGCTTGTCCTCGCTTCGGGCTTGTCCTCGTTCCGGGCTTGTCCTCGCTCAGGACAGGGCAAAGGGCTTGTCCTCGCTTCGGGCTTGTTCTCGCTCCAAGCTTGTCCTCGCTCCAAGCTTGTCCTCGCTCCAGGTTTGTCCTCGTTCCGAACTTGTCCTCGCTCAGGACAAGGCAAAGGGCTTGTCCTCGCTCAGGACAAGGCAAATGGCTTGTCCTCGCTTCGGGTTTTTCCTCGCTTCGGGCTTGTCCTCGCTCCGTGCTTATCCTCACTCCGGGCTTGTCCTCGTTCCGGGCTTGTCCTCGCTCCGGACAAGGCAAAGGGGTTGTCCTCGCTCCGGGCTTGTCCTCGCTCAGGACGACACGATGAGCTTATCCTCACTTGGGACAAGGAAAACAAGAACAACCTCAGGACAAGGAAATGATGGAAGGAGCAATGGATGATTATTTgactaacgtatttgttgcaggtactctttgaagaattccctccttgagacggtcaaagAGGGGGATGttcgtgaaaagcttgaaggcctccaggggtatgcctgatgattgaaggcctcctcctgtattcaacgggtgttctcgttggggatgcggggttaactctGGTGTGTGCTCTGGGAACTCTGTTcatgtattcaacgggtgtcctcgttggagaactttggagtcatcctgcattTTGCACCCAAGAgtttgggatcacctgtcctgttatctgaTGGGTTAttctcattcgggggacagggacgcgtccgacatttggggtgaaccgtggcagggagatgcattatccgtgaagtcctacgattacggacgagccttgggccttcacggttgggcctcatagttggacattcctaaagctagcggaataTGGATTTTGGATGGacttctaccgggcctaggaataagaagtctaagcccattagatttcttgttcccaagaactacgtcaggcttgattCCTATATAAATgatacgtaggcacattgagaggggtaagaagttgagagttGAAAAGGAGCCACCACTTGCCCTAATCAATCTCAGCCATCAATTAACACACAACCACtacacaccgcttgattttccgggaaagaaccaccgtcatagatcttaatACCGGCGAGAAAACTcaaactttgttgttaccagattccccCGTCAACACCGGCCATCTTCATTCAAATCAGATAGGAGAAGAAATACCTACTATAAACTGAACATTAGCACACTCCATGTCCACaagaaaatataaattaattCGTAAATTAGTACTTCCTCTGTCTTAATAGATTGCAAACATTTGAAATAAAGGGTTCAACACGTATATTAAGGCTCTTATCTAGTATTATtcaataatttaatttattttattttcaaataaaagtttaaaaatttaatatttattgggaagatttttttttaaacaaTTTATATAACTATACTAGAAATATGTGTAGATCAATTCATTTCAAATGTAAATAGGAGGGTGCATAAGTTTTGCAAACAAATTGTCTCttattaccaacatattttttaATGTCATGCTCCTACCAAACTTCAAACAAATAAATTTTGCCTGAAATATGGGAAGGTTTGACTGCCGTGATGAAGGACGACGACGACTTAATTTGTTGTACACATATTTCGGTTAGGTTGTCACCGGTTGTTTTATACATAAAAAGGTGGTGGCCTGAAGTAAATGTAATTATTGTATTGTTGTTCAAAGATTTGCAGTATATGGAGTTCTAATTACTATTAATGCGTGATACGATTTGGAAATCATACTGGGATTATTCAAACTACAATTATTTGTTTCATTATTCATGGTTATAAATTTATTGTTTGTCAAACaccaaaaaaattaaataaattattctgAGTAGCATGTAAATCAAAAGACGAAACTAATGAAAAAGTTTATAGTAGATAGAAATAACTATAACAAAGTATTGAATATTGATCTCCATACCATAGCTATAATACAAACAAATAgtgtatttttttttaattctgtGTTATCTACAGAATTATagattttgaaaataattttatatttttagaaaaaccaTTTTCATGTTTTAATTTCTAAATATAATTTACAAATACATGAACAAATATCATGCTTAGGTCTCCTATTTTGCTCATCTGCGGCCATCGGTAGTCCACATAGACTTAATTATATTATACTATATAATAAGTGTATGTAATTGATGGATCTAGCCAACTTGGTAATTTAATTTAAAGTATCAGATTAACATCATTCCAACCAATTTAAAGATTCAATTTGGCATATTAACCATAGACGAGAGACCTTGGATTTAAACGTGAGAAAGCCGGATATATTAGGCTGATTTgggtttttttttttaaaaaaatttaacttataatttaaaattgaaaagtGTATATAAACCTCGTAAATTATAAGTTATTTAGTTATTTGGATAATTTTACATATAAGTTACGAGttgaattatttaaattattttaaaaagtgtaaaaataattataaaaattataatacaTAAATATATAACTAAAAAGATAAAACTAAAAAATTGAAATGCATGAGTAAATGTTATTCTCGTTAAAAACCAGATAATTGTTAATTTTGAAGAAGAGAATGCGCTGTGAATAAGAAAATGGAAAGTGAAATGGAAAGGAATCCAATATTTAGTTTAAGACCAAAAACGGGTTGAATAAGGTCGTTTTATTTTTTTGCCAATCGATCCTCTGCAATCTATAATGAGCTTTGGGCTCAGATATGGCGGAAAATAGTGAACCCAAACAGGCACATTATTTTCATGCAATTATGAAAATTGTTTTTCTTTTGCAGTTTCTCACTGTGTCTGTGCGGGAAGAGGCAGAGGCGGATCTGGGTCCCTGGCCCCCCTAAAATTTGGATAAATTGCTAGTAGTATGTATAATTATTGTTGTCACTATAGTTCAGCTGGTCAGTCTTGTTTTCTTCCAGGCTGAGCACCAGAGTTCCATTCCTCTCTATCACATATCAAATGTTTTTTCACTTTTTCTCTATTTTTTGCAACTTTTGTAGAAATGTCACTCATTATTATGTATGTAAAAAATTACAAATTATCTCAAAGATTTTGAATGGTTGATTAAAATAATATACTTGCAATTAAACTTAAAAATtcaactaattttttttttattttgttcatGTAATTCAATGATAACATAgtgtttttttttaattatttttgtcTTCATATTTATAGAAAAAATAAGTCCTCAGTCATTTTTTCCGGACCCCCCTAATTTTTTTTTCTGCGTCCGCCACTGGAAGCAGGgaactactccctccgtcccaccaGGTTCTTTACGGTTACTAATTTGGGTCATCCCACCCATTTCTTTACATTACCAAAAATAGTAACtctatattattattttaatccTCTTCTTATCTTACCAACCCATACCCATTATCTTAATCACCGATTACTATCTTAATTAACCAtgttttataatttaaaactaattatgCACGTTCTACACTATAATCACTTTTGACCCATTTCACTCTCTCACTTCCCATTTCACTCTCTCTTTCTTCGTCTTGGGTCTTCGTCTTCTCCACTGATATATTATGAACCCTAATTCCGCCCCCAAATTTTTCGTTTATTTCCCTCGCTTAACATCAATCAAATAGATGTAAATGTAATGGAAAATAGCAATCACAAATCAGCCCCAACCTATGGTTTTGATTCCGAAACCATACCGTCTTCATCGTTATTGATCCCCGGAACAGAtttgtctatatatatatatacgaaaATTACCTGGATTTGTTTGAAGTTGTGGAGGACACGCCGGAAAAAGTGAGAAAAGATGAATTACAACGAAGCTTAAGCAATATCAGGGCGGCGAAGAGGTTGAAATTTGATGACCCAACTGGTCTCTTACATATTTTTCTTCCTCGGTTCTTTAATTCAGGTATAGTATGTCATGTATCTTAGCATCAGAGTCATGTTTATGGTGCATTATCTTCCGACAAAATTTAATACTTGGTTCGGATATACACGAGCCATTTATAATCTGATAATCTGGCATGCCATGATAATCTTGAATGAATTGCTTGAGCCATTTATTTCTAGTTGTGTTAATTTATGATAATCTGGTTTTTATACTTTTAAGTGTTCTGTATGTTTCTTGTGCACATGTATTAATTTCTTTGCAAATATGTGCAGATAGGCCCTAAACTAACGCTAAAGAAAGACTATCAAAAATACAATCGGAGTCCAAATGATGGAATTTACAGGAATATTTCAGACTTAATTTACAAGAATATTACAGCAAGCAAGCAGGTATTAATCAGAACACTTAAAAATGTCTTTTCGTGTTGTAATCATACCTGTGCATAATAAAATACACGCGTGCATACTTAAAATCAGACCTGTGCATACAAATTAAAGCTGTGCAGTAGTTTAGTTAAGCTTACAAGATTAAAACAAGTCTGAGTAGTCAAAAACAAGTCTGGTAGTCAAAAACAAGTCTGAACAGTCGGTAATCACAACATAGGTACATCAGTTGCCATTTCCAGTGCCTTCTGTACTACATCCAATGGAGCATTCAAAACTGTAGGTAGCTGCCCGAGGCGTTCCAACTTTCCCTTCCCTATATATGGGAGCTTATAATTATTATTTCCATCTTTCCTTAGTATCTCTGTCATACACCCCATAAGTGATAGCCATACGTGATTCAAAGTAGAATCACTAACTTATTCGTACGCTTCAATCACTGCACCAACCAACTCACACACTGTTGTAGGCGCCTTTTCATGTTGTAATCCTTGAATAATTCTAAAGAAACCTAAATCATTAATATTGAGGTCCGGACTATTAGCCGACTGATTAGCTAACGTAATATTAAATCCATCAGATTTTGCAACCTCAATGAAATCCAAGTCTGTGTTGCATATATGAGGCCTTGCGTTATCTTGTTGGATAACAATAGGTCTATTGCAGTCCAGTGGCCACTTAGCTTTAATAGCTGGGATGATTTTTTCCAATAGACATTGTTTTATCACAACTTTAGTGATACTTTCAATAGGTTTAACTTCGATAACACCTCTAGCTCTATTTTTACTTTGATCTAGCTGCTGGTTCATCAAAGGTGAAGGGAAATATACCTATTTTCCCATCAAAAGTACAATTACCATCAGCATCATACCTAGGTCTTGCAACAGCGCTCATAAACATTATTTTTGTTATAAATCTCTTCGACTTGCACCTTCTATGTGGCTCTTGTTCATCCGGCAAAAGGTAACATTTCTGTGATGTTCTAGTCATATAAAACCATTTTTCGTCTATATGAACAATAGAAAACATGTCTATATAGGTTGGTTTTATGTGAAGTGTAGAGGATTCAATATGCTTTAAGACAAAGTTCACCCTAGCTTCCATATTTGAAGGTGTTAAAAATGGCTTTAAGGCATTTGAATGTGATTTTATTTTCCCCTTTTGGATTAGCCTATGAACTTTGGATTTAGATGCACCAAGTTGACAAGCAAGTGTGCGAACATTTGTTCTTAAATGTAGATGAATGGACCTTACCTTTTCTAAATCCAAAAGAATTCCTTGACTGCCACCTTTGTAATTTGTCTGCACATTAGGAACTTCACCTTTTTTTGTTGATTGTAGAACCTTCTGCCATAGTTTAGAAATTGTTACTCTGCTCACTCCATAATCACTTGCAATCTTGTTGATAATTCCTTTTTTCAGCTTCTGATTGTTATAATTTATTGATAATATATGCACAATTTGATTCCTTTCTAAATTTGACAATCTTCTTACTTTTGCAGGGGGTTGAATTAAAGTATCAAGAAAAGCACCTCTTGGATCTTCTCCTGAATTTGGAAATGTGAAAGCTGCCATTTTTaactatgtctatttttagtAGTTTTGTGTATAAGGTTGTAAAAATGATGTGTATGCCTTTTTAGTACTGTACTTTTGGTTGGTGGCAAATTATTGGAGGCAACTTTTGTAATTAGGCGGGACTATGTAATTAGTTTCCCCCGGTGATAATCTCATGTACTTCCTGCACCTTTTATAATTAACTGTACAGAGTATACAGAGTATATATTATTAAATGCTTGCCTTGTCCTCCGTGCCCATCAGGGATGTAAACATCCtggtgggacggagggagtactcATTTTAGCTTACAGTATGAATCTAAAGACTATTTGAAATTTTATTAGCTCGCAAGTTGAATGGGCTTATACGAGATAAATGTTGGAATGTTGAAAGTGGGCTGGACTCATTTTCTCCGTTTTGCTTCGTCATTTTCTTCGGACTTCCTATTTCTAAACGAGGGTTGATTGGAGAACATTGGATGATATGTCTTAATATAGCAATTTCGAATCACATAATAATTAAAATGATCGTATTTGTTCAGCAACTTGATTGTTCAATATAAGACTCTTAGCTAACATTTGAAAAAAATGGtctgaaaaaaatattttaaatttaatttaatataagTCTGTCAAACAAACTTTTGGAAAATATGGGtggtaagtcatattttgagcattatgactaaaagatgtgtgagatatgttgatattctcttaataatggaaattattattttccattagaatttggctcaaatattatggcataaattaatttgattttgtttcagattaattgatatggtgtatgtcttgatatatttaatctgattctgtttcagattatttatggaatagagtagcttgcaagtattataccgattccataattaatgatatttaattatggaaaagagtagcgcacaagtctatctacacctatataaacacctctaaggcgttagggttagacacaccaaaaacatattcgcctttaaacacaaatctctctctctctctctctctctctctctctctcggtgatagtttcgtacccgttcaagctcgctgaaggtgctcgttatccgtaacgccgccgctacctcgttttatcctgggaggctatcgactcgcacatacggtgagaggcgaaatagctttaa
It contains:
- the LOC141717258 gene encoding transcription factor bHLH94-like, with protein sequence MALETIVFQTDPFTSTYGCKDIYAIDDSEGAYYKGVMLSHFNDSKNQQNMDSTNTTWTSPPNSSVAQSYAKDYYSPENEVSTDAFFTGTYPPPATACRRKRRRIKASKNKEEVENQRMTHIAVERNRRKQMNDYLALLRSLMPPSYAQRGDQASIVGGAINYVKELEQHLQYLESQKHKLKHKDQSKPNDHKSADPLIANFFTFPQYSTSAATNQKNSQSSAEADIEVTMVESHANIKVLSARQPKQLFKMVSGFQSIGLTVLHLNITMVDHRVLYCFNLKVENDCQMTTVNDIATAVHEMVVMIKEEAIFC
- the LOC141719949 gene encoding uncharacterized protein LOC141719949 — its product is MAAFTFPNSGEDPRGAFLDTLIQPPAKVRRLSNLERNQIVHILSINYNNQKLKKGIINKIASDYGVSRVTISKLWQKVLQSTKKGEVPNVQTNYKGGSQGILLDLEKVRSIHLHLRTNVRTLACQLGASKSKVHRLIQKGKIKSHSNALKPFLTPSNMEARVNFVLKHIESSTLHIKPTYIDMFSIVHIDEKWFYMTRTSQKCYLLPDEQEPHRRCKSKRFITKIMFMSAVARPRYDADGNCTFDGKIAIKAKWPLDCNRPIVIQQDNARPHICNTDLDFIEVAKSDGFNITLANQSANSPDLNINDLGFFRIIQGLQHEKAPTTVCELVGAVIEAYE